The following are encoded together in the Coregonus clupeaformis isolate EN_2021a chromosome 24, ASM2061545v1, whole genome shotgun sequence genome:
- the LOC121538038 gene encoding PAN2-PAN3 deadenylation complex catalytic subunit PAN2-like, which produces MMNFDGLDPGMGEYAPALHGSLEAGMEPSMDPRLNPGLLQGVELNPDGLNVAVPEHMMEGMFSELHSVHAEVGVPVTATHFDLQEELLWMGNHRGHGMSFFGPTMGRYSSFQAHSTDDIRQIQSMETGVLFLSKSNLKCQTRGGLVMFDYPMEEGADMHSLLMTENNTMLMGGLQNYVLEFDLNTVQQTQKFTVEAPGVAIMRQSNRFLFCGNTSGKVSLCDLRTFKLEHEFDAFSGSLSDFDVHGNLLAACGFSSRGMNGLACDRFLMVFDLRMMRAVTPLQVHVDPLFLRFIPTYTSRLAIISQTGQCQFCEPTGLANLADVFHVNTVGQLLMSFDVSSSKQALAFGDSGGGVHLWSDAPEVSYNGYSRETEFALPCLVDSLPQLDWSHDLLPLSLIPMPFNSSEPLLSDWVTTQATPSPRRAPLVDPEILRTMKTVGFIGYAPNPRTRPRNQVPYKIKEVELDYDNYNQGVPESPIGRDEEPHLYMVPKKYRKVTIKYSKLGLEDFDFKHYNRTLFAGLEPHIPNAYCNCMIQVLYFLEPIRCLVQNHLCQKEFCLACELGFLFHMLDLSRGDPCQASNFLRAFRTIPEASALGLILADSDEQTGKARLGRLIQSWNRFILTQLHQETQEQEGPQAYRGASSSALGSSGESVIGRQFGCEVENSSLCRCGKETVRSSLTLLFTMHYPEQNSLVKTIKEYDFAEILKKSICLEQSTQAWCENCEKYQPTVQTRNIRCLPDVLVINCEVNSVKEAEFWKAQAEYAFIKAKKKEEMEPPKPKEPPQPPEWCLEEELVNTEGLTFDTRVEDLRHVWIPLTLKMSISKSQGLEISSWPEAEELSSTEEAEGASLYDLVVTVPHVLDARTGGNLVAHIKVGETYHIRKEGVTHQQWYLFNDFLIEPIDKAEAAQFDVNWKLPAILYYAKRNYHSKYDLRIKNPIEASVLLTEASLARKQRKSHATFIPLMVSEMPQAGDLVGLDAEFVTLNQEEAELRSDGTKSTIKPSQMSVARITCVRGQGPNEGVPFIDDYISTQEQVVDYLTQYSGIKPGDLDAKISSKHLTTLKSTYLKLRFLIDTGVRFVGHGLQKDFRVINLLVLKDQVVDTVYLFHMPRKRMISLRFLAWYFLDLNIQGETHDSIEDARTALALYRKYLELSRGGGNDEVRKVLKGLYEKGRKLDWKVPDCDTGDGQGSPKSTKLALH; this is translated from the exons ATGATGAACTTTGATGGTCTGGACCCAGGGATGGGTGAATACGCACCGGCCCTCCATGGGAGTCTAGAGGCAGGTATGGAGCCCTCAATGGACCCACGGCTCAATCCGGGTTTGTTGCAAGGTGTAGAGCTCAATCCAGATGGTCTTAACGTGGCCGTACCCGAGCACATGATGGAGGGGATGTTCTCTGAACTCCACAGTGTGCATGCAGAAGTAGGCGTTCCTGTCACAGCAACTCACTTTGACCTGCAAGAGGAGCTGCTCTGGATGGGAAACCACAGG GGGCATGGAATGTCCTTCTTTGGTCCGACAATGGGCCGCTACTCTTCTTTCCAGGCACACTCAACTGATGACATTCGTCAGATTCAGAGCATGGAGACTGGGGTTCTGTTTCTCTCTAAGAGTAATCTCAAGTGCCAAACTCGTGGAGGCCTGGTCATGTTCGACTACCC AATGGAGGAGGGAGCTGACATGCATAGTCTGCTTATGACAGAAAACAACACAATGCTCATGGGTGGACTACAGAACTATGTGCTTGAATTTGACCTTAATACTGTGCAGCAGACACAAAAG TTTACAGTCGAGGCTCCAGGGGTAGCTATCATGCGGCAGTCCAATCGTTTCTTATTCTGTGGGAACACATCTGGGAAG GTGTCCCTTTGTGACCTGCGCACCTTTAAGCTAGAACATGAGTTTGATGCCTTCTCCGGTAGCCTGTCAGACTTTGATGTCCATGGCAACCTCCTGGCTGCGTGTGGGTTCTCCAGTCGAGGAATGAACGGACTAGCGTGTGACCGCTTCCTCATGGTGTTTGACCTGCGCATGATGCGCGCTGTGACACCACTCCAGGTGCATGTGGACCCTCTCTTCTTGCGCTTCATCCCTACGTACACATCCCGCCTGGCCATCATCTCACAGACAG GACAGTGTCAGTTCTGTGAACCCACTGGGCTAGCCAACCTGGCTGATGTCTTCCATGTCAACACCGTGGGCCAGTTGCTCATGAGCTTCGACGTGTCCTCCAGCAAGCAGGCTTTGGCCTTTGGGGACTCTGGGGGAGGTGTGCACCTTTGGTCAGACGCCCCAGAGGTCTCCTACAACGGTTATTCAAGGGAGACCGAATTTGCTCTGCCCTGTCTGGTGGACTCCTTGCCTCAGCTGGACTGGAGCCATGACCTGTTGCCCTTGTCCCTCATCCCCATGCCCTTTAATAGCTCAGAGCCACTACTGTCAGACTGGGTCACCACACAGGCCACTCCCAGCCCTAG ACGAGCACCCCTAGTGGACCCAGAGATCCTGCGCACGATGAAGACTGTAGGGTTCATTGGTTACGCCCCCAATCCTCGCACCCGTCCCCGGAACCAG GTTCCTTACAAGATCAAGGAGGTGGAGCTGGACTATGACAACTACAATCAGGGGGTTCCTGAGTCTCCTATTGGTCGAGATGAAGAACCACACCTCTACATGGTGCCCAAAAAATACAGGAAG GTCACCATTAAATACTCCAAACTTGGGCTGGAAGACTTTGACTTCAAACATTACAACAGGACCCTGTTTGCTGGCCTGGAACCTCACATTCCCAATGCTTACTGTAACTGCATGATCCAG GTGTTGTATTTCCTGGAGCCAATCCGCTGCCTGGTCCAGAACCACCTGTGTCAGAAGGAGTTCTGTCTGGCGTGTGAGCTGGGCTTCCTCTTCCACATGCTGGATCTGTCACGAGGAGACCCCTGTCAG GCCAGTAATTTCCTCCGAGCTTTCCGAACTATCCCGGAGGCGTCTGCCCTGGGTCTGATCCTGGCTGACTCTGATGAGCAGACGGGGAAGGCCAGGCTGGGCCGTCTCATCCAGAGCTGGAACCGTTTCATCCTCACCCAGCTCCACCAGGAGACGCAGGAGCAGGAGGGGCCACAGGCCTACCGAGGAGCCAGCAGCAG TGCTCTGGGCTCCTCAGGAGAGTCTGTGATCGGAAGGCAGTTTGGGTGTGAGGTTGAGAACAGCAGCCTGTGTCGCTGTGGAAAGGAGACAGTACGCTCCTCTCTCACCTTGCTCTTCACCATGCACTACCCTGAGCAGAACTCACTTG TTAAGACGATAAAGGAGTACGACTTTGCTGAGATCCTGAAGAAAAGTATATGTCTGGAGCAGAGTACGCAGGCGTGGTGCGAGAACTGTGAAAAGTATCAGCCCACA GTGCAGACACGGAACATCCGCTGCCTTCCTGATGTACTGGTCATTAATTGTGAGGTGAACAGTGTCAAAGAGGCTGAGTTCTGGAAGGCTCAGGCAGAG TACGCTTTCATTAAGGCCAAGAAGAAAGAGGAAATGGAACCCCCTAAGCCCAAAGAACCTCCACAACCACCTGAGTGGTGCTTAGA GGAGGAGCTGGTCAATACAGAGGGCCTGACCTTTGACACCAGAGTGGAGGACCTACGTCACGTCTGGATCCCTCTCACTCTGAAGATGTCCATCAGCAAAAGCCAGGGCCTAGAGATCAGCAGCTGGCCAGAGGCCGAGGAG CTGAGCTCCACTGAGGAGGCTGAAGGAGCGTCTCTCTATGACTTGGTGGTTACTGTGCCTCATGTACTGGACGCTCGCACCGGGGGCAACCTGGTAGCACACATCAAAGTGGGAGAGACATATCACATCAGAAAAGAG GGGGTAACACATCAGCAGTGGTATCTATTCAATGACTTCCTGATTGAGCCAATTGACAAG GCTGAAGCAGCACAGTTTGATGTGAACTGGAAGCTGCCTGCCATCCTGTATTACGCCAAGAGAAACTACCACTCCAAATACGACCTACGCA TTAAGAATCCCATCGAGGCCAGTGTGCTGCTGACAGAGGCGTCACTGGCGCGGAAGCAGAGGAAGAGCCATGCCACTTTCATCCCCCTCATGGTCAGTGAGATGCCCCAGGCTGGAGATCTCGTGGGACTGGACGCCGAGTTTGTCACCCTCAACCAG GAGGAGGCAGAGCTACGCAGCGACGGCACCAAGTCCACCATTAAGCCCAGTCAGATGTCTGTGGCACGGATCACCTGCGTGCGTGGTCAGGGTCCCAACGAAGGAGTACCGTTCATCGATGACTACATCTCTACTCAGGAGCAG GTGGTGGACTATCTGACCCAGTACTCCGGCATCAAACCAGGGGACCTGGATGCTAAGATTTCCTCCAAGCACTTGACCACTCTAAAGTCAACTTACCTGAAGCTGCGCTTCCTCATTGACACCGGAGTGCGCTTTGTTGGCCATGGTTTACAGAAGGACTTCCGGGTTATAAATTTGCTG GTGCTGAAGGATCAGGTTGTTGACACAGTCTACCTGTTCCATATGCCTCGTAAGAGGATGATCTCTCTGCGCTTCCTCGCCTGGTACTTTCTGG ACCTTAACATCCAGGGTGAGACCCATGACAGTATCGAGGATGCACGCACTGCCCTTGCTCTGTACAGGAAGTACCTGGAACTGAGTCGTGGAGGAGGGAATGACGAAGTCCGCAAAGTTCTGAAGGGTCTCTATGAGAAAGGCCGCAAGCTAGACTGGAAAGTCCCTGACTGTGACACAGGAGATGGTCAAGGTAGCCCAAAAAGTACGAAACTGGCATTGCATTAG